A single window of Castor canadensis chromosome 3, mCasCan1.hap1v2, whole genome shotgun sequence DNA harbors:
- the Rab2b gene encoding ras-related protein Rab-2B codes for MTYAYLFKYIIIGDTGVGKSCLLLQFTDKRFQPVHDLTIGVEFGARMVNIDGKQIKLQIWDTAGQESFRSITRSYYRGAAGALLVYDITRRETFNHLTSWLEDARQHSSSNMVIMLIGNKSDLESRRDVKREEGEAFAREHGLIFMETSAKTACNVEEAFIDTAKEIYRKIQQGLFDVHNEANGIKIGPQQSISASVGPSTSQRNSRDIGSDSGCC; via the exons ATGACTTATGCTTATCTCTTCAAGTACATCATCATCGGAGACACAG GTGTGGGGAAGTCATGTCTCCTCCTGCAGTTTACGGACAAGCGGTTCCAGCCTGTTCACGACCTTACAATAG GCGTGGAGTTTGGAGCTCGTATGGTCAACATTGATGGAAAACAAATTAAACTGCAAATCTGGGATACG GCTGGGCAAGAATCCTTCCGTTCTATCACCCGTTCCTACTACAGGGGAGCAGCCGGAGCACTGCTGGTGTATGACATTACCAG GCGTGAAACCTTCAACCACCTGACCTCGTGGTTAGAGGATGCCCGCCAGCACTCCAGCTCCAACATGGTTATCATGCTGATTGGGAATAAGAG TGACCTAGAATCCCGCAGGGatgtgaagagagaggaaggagaggcctTTGCTCGGGAGCATGGACTTATATTCATGGAAACTTCAGCCAAAACGGCCTGCAATGTTGAAGAG GCCTTCATTGACACAGCCAAAGAAATATATAGGAAGATCCAGCAGGGTTTATTTGATGTCCACAATGAG gcAAATGGCATCAAGATTGGGCCCCAACAGTCAATTTCAGCATCAGTGGGACCCAGCACCTCTCAGCGGAACTCTCGTGACATAGGGTCTGACTCTGGCTGCTGCTGA